Proteins from a genomic interval of Equus quagga isolate Etosha38 chromosome 13, UCLA_HA_Equagga_1.0, whole genome shotgun sequence:
- the CREG1 gene encoding protein CREG1 isoform X1: MAGRVRGSARALLAALLAPALVALLVTPARGRGGRDHGDWDAAALLPPLPPREDAALVARFVAHVCDWGALATVATEEAVRGWPFADVLSLSDGPPGAGSGVPYLYLSPLQQAVSHLQENPHATLTMSLAQTDFCRKHGYDPQSPLCAHIILAGTVTKVNETEVDFAKRSLFIRHPEMKTWPSSHNWFFAKLNITNIWVLDFFGGPKIVTPEEYYNVTFQ; this comes from the exons ATGGCCGGGCGTGTCCGCGGCTCCGCGCGCGCGCTGCTCGCCGCCCTGCTGGCGCCGGCGCTGGTGGCGCTGCTGGTGACGCcggcgcggggccggggcggccGGGACCACGGGGACTGGGACGCCGCcgcgctgctgccgccgctgccgcccCGCGAGGACGCGGCGCTCGTGGCCCGCTTCGTGGCGCACGTCTGCGACTGGGGCGCGCTGGCCACCGTCGCCACGGAGGAGGCGGTGCGCGGCTGGCCCTTCGCCGACGTCCTCTCGCTCAGCGACGGGCCCCCGGGCGCGGGCAGCGGCGTGCCCTACTTGTACCTGAGCCCGCTGCAGCAGGCCGTGAGCCACCTGCAG GAGAATCCGCATGCTACGCTGACCATGTCTTTGGCACAGACTGACTTCTGCAGGAAACATGGATATGATCCCCAGAGTCCCCTCTGTGCTCACATAATACTGGCAGGAACTGTTACCAAG GTGAATGAAACAGAAGTGGACTTTGCAAAGCGTTCATTATTCATTCGACACCCTGAGATGAAAACCTGGCCTTCCAGCCATAATTGGTTCTTCGCTAAGTTGAATATAACCAATATCTGGGTCCTGGACTTCTTTGGGGGACCAAAAATAGTGACGCCTGAAGAATATTACAACGTCAcatttca GTGA
- the CREG1 gene encoding protein CREG1 isoform X2 — translation MAGRVRGSARALLAALLAPALVALLVTPARGRGGRDHGDWDAAALLPPLPPREDAALVARFVAHVCDWGALATVATEEAVRGWPFADVLSLSDGPPGAGSGVPYLYLSPLQQAVSHLQENPHATLTMSLAQTDFCRKHGYDPQSPLCAHIILAGTVTKVNETEVDFAKRSLFIRHPEMKTWPSSHNWFFAKLNITNIWVLDFFGGPKIVTPEEYYNVTFQ, via the exons ATGGCCGGGCGTGTCCGCGGCTCCGCGCGCGCGCTGCTCGCCGCCCTGCTGGCGCCGGCGCTGGTGGCGCTGCTGGTGACGCcggcgcggggccggggcggccGGGACCACGGGGACTGGGACGCCGCcgcgctgctgccgccgctgccgcccCGCGAGGACGCGGCGCTCGTGGCCCGCTTCGTGGCGCACGTCTGCGACTGGGGCGCGCTGGCCACCGTCGCCACGGAGGAGGCGGTGCGCGGCTGGCCCTTCGCCGACGTCCTCTCGCTCAGCGACGGGCCCCCGGGCGCGGGCAGCGGCGTGCCCTACTTGTACCTGAGCCCGCTGCAGCAGGCCGTGAGCCACCTGCAG GAGAATCCGCATGCTACGCTGACCATGTCTTTGGCACAGACTGACTTCTGCAGGAAACATGGATATGATCCCCAGAGTCCCCTCTGTGCTCACATAATACTGGCAGGAACTGTTACCAAG GTGAATGAAACAGAAGTGGACTTTGCAAAGCGTTCATTATTCATTCGACACCCTGAGATGAAAACCTGGCCTTCCAGCCATAATTGGTTCTTCGCTAAGTTGAATATAACCAATATCTGGGTCCTGGACTTCTTTGGGGGACCAAAAATAGTGACGCCTGAAGAATATTACAACGTCAcatttcagtaa